In the Staphylococcus condimenti genome, one interval contains:
- the clpP gene encoding ATP-dependent Clp endopeptidase proteolytic subunit ClpP, whose amino-acid sequence MNLIPTVIETTNRGERAYDIYSRLLKDRIIMLGSAIDDNVANSIVSQLLFLQAQDAEKDIYLYINSPGGSVTAGFAIYDTIQHIKPDVQTICIGMAASMGSFLLAAGAKGKRFALPNAEVMIHQPLGGAQGQATEIEIAATHILKTRAKLNKILAERTGQSIEQIEKDTDRDNFLTADEAKEYGLIDEVMQPEK is encoded by the coding sequence ATGAATTTAATTCCTACAGTAATAGAAACAACTAACCGCGGTGAACGCGCTTATGACATTTATTCAAGATTATTAAAAGACCGTATTATCATGTTAGGTTCAGCAATTGACGATAACGTAGCAAACTCAATCGTATCACAATTGTTATTCTTACAAGCACAAGATGCTGAGAAAGACATTTATTTATATATTAATTCACCAGGAGGCAGTGTAACTGCTGGATTTGCAATTTATGATACAATCCAACACATTAAACCAGATGTACAAACAATCTGCATCGGTATGGCTGCGTCAATGGGATCATTCTTATTAGCAGCAGGTGCAAAAGGTAAACGCTTTGCTTTACCAAATGCTGAAGTAATGATTCACCAACCACTTGGCGGCGCTCAAGGTCAAGCAACTGAAATCGAAATTGCTGCAACTCATATCCTAAAAACACGTGCTAAATTAAATAAAATTTTAGCAGAACGTACTGGTCAATCAATTGAACAAATTGAAAAAGATACAGATCGTGATAATTTCTTAACAGCTGATGAAGCTAAAGAATACGGTTTGATTGATGAAGTAATGCAACCTGAAAAATAA
- a CDS encoding MFS transporter: protein MEQKFNYNLITTVFFITGIAVMCSLYSAIPLMPVIGKELHLSESATTLIGVVFSISYSVSCMFYGIISDKFGKKKVILVGLCVLTLTTFAIGFIHNFILLLIVRVIQGMAAASFSPVSLTYVTEVFPINKRVTAISFISTSFMLSGVIGQNLSDIIAAHMSWRIVYFILTIVYILLAFWILRAIPKSPYHIPDTKFSIFFKNMRHIFDNKGIVLCFFVSLTILTSFVSMYTILNEFLTSKTINADLTMISTVKLFGLIGMVLALAAGRVSDFIGVKKVLLIALLTSGISIILMGISHNVIIITTFSVIFIAGIAFAIPSVISQIGLLTDKDKGFYLSINTFMLFIGTAIAPVLSLRLLELPSYSLMFAALSIVNFIGLAIAFFIPKAQITE, encoded by the coding sequence ATGGAGCAAAAGTTTAATTACAACTTAATCACAACTGTCTTCTTTATTACAGGTATTGCCGTCATGTGCAGTTTGTATTCTGCTATTCCATTAATGCCTGTTATTGGTAAAGAACTTCATTTAAGTGAAAGTGCAACCACATTGATCGGTGTTGTATTTTCTATTTCATATTCAGTCAGCTGTATGTTCTACGGTATTATTTCTGATAAATTCGGCAAGAAAAAAGTAATCCTCGTTGGGTTATGTGTGTTGACATTAACAACTTTTGCGATTGGTTTTATTCATAACTTTATCTTGCTATTAATTGTCAGAGTCATTCAAGGCATGGCTGCAGCGAGTTTCTCACCCGTTTCACTCACTTATGTAACAGAAGTGTTCCCTATCAACAAACGTGTAACTGCAATTAGTTTTATCAGTACAAGTTTCATGTTATCTGGGGTCATTGGACAAAACTTGAGTGACATTATTGCTGCACATATGAGTTGGCGCATTGTTTACTTTATCTTAACTATTGTTTATATTTTATTAGCATTTTGGATTTTACGTGCAATCCCAAAAAGTCCATATCATATTCCAGATACAAAATTCTCGATATTCTTCAAAAACATGAGACATATTTTTGATAATAAAGGCATTGTATTATGCTTTTTCGTATCACTTACTATCCTTACGTCATTCGTTTCAATGTATACTATTTTAAATGAATTTTTAACTTCAAAAACTATCAATGCAGACTTAACTATGATTTCTACTGTTAAATTATTCGGTTTAATTGGTATGGTACTTGCACTTGCTGCAGGACGTGTAAGTGATTTTATCGGTGTTAAAAAAGTATTGTTGATTGCACTGCTCACGAGTGGTATTTCAATTATATTAATGGGCATTTCACATAATGTCATTATCATTACAACATTCAGCGTAATCTTTATCGCAGGTATCGCCTTTGCGATTCCTTCAGTTATTTCTCAAATCGGTTTGTTAACTGATAAAGATAAAGGATTCTATCTTTCTATTAATACATTTATGTTGTTCATCGGTACAGCCATTGCACCAGTGTTATCATTGAGATTATTAGAATTACCTTCATATTCACTCATGTTTGCAGCCCTATCGATTGTTAACTTTATCGGTTTGGCAATCGCATTCTTTATTCCAAAAGCACAAATCACTGAATAA
- the brnQ gene encoding branched-chain amino acid transport system II carrier protein, whose translation MKKVILVSGLMLFSLFFGAGNLIFPPMLGYTAQSNMWAGMTGFAVTGILLPYITVIVIAYYDGGVEFIGNRVHPKFGFIFAVCIYLSIGALYGIPRAANVAYEIGAKSILPFHNTWTLVGFSLIFFIVVGLIALYPNRMVDNLGKVLTPALLLVIGALCIAAIIHPEGKVGEPQGKYAEAPLVSGILEGYYTMDLVAALAFSVVIVQSFKLAGISDSKRIVKNVILAGLISAVLLTIIYFSLAYLGITTSKPGFENGASILTYNSVRLFGAFGNILFGVIVILACLTTCIGLVNASSAFGMKKFPKIPYKTYVLVFSLVGFLISTLGLNMILQIAVPLLTFIYPISIVLVLISLVAIVIPTRLKIAYILPTISTLLISVLEILNTFKLIKPLNHLYQALPLSEQGLAWLYSFLALTIIGIIIDFIRNKNTVHSNQIDKQKA comes from the coding sequence ATGAAAAAAGTAATTTTAGTATCAGGTTTAATGCTGTTCTCATTATTTTTTGGAGCCGGCAACTTGATATTTCCACCAATGTTAGGTTATACCGCACAAAGCAATATGTGGGCAGGTATGACAGGATTTGCAGTAACCGGTATTTTATTACCATACATAACTGTTATCGTTATCGCTTATTATGATGGCGGTGTTGAATTTATAGGCAATAGGGTCCATCCAAAATTCGGATTTATTTTTGCGGTTTGTATATATTTATCTATCGGAGCACTATATGGTATTCCACGTGCGGCCAATGTCGCATACGAAATTGGAGCTAAATCAATTTTACCTTTCCACAATACTTGGACACTGGTTGGATTTTCACTTATATTCTTTATTGTAGTTGGTTTAATTGCTTTATATCCAAATAGAATGGTAGATAACTTAGGGAAGGTTTTAACACCCGCTCTCTTACTCGTAATCGGAGCACTTTGTATCGCAGCTATTATTCATCCAGAAGGCAAAGTTGGCGAACCCCAAGGTAAATATGCAGAAGCACCATTAGTATCTGGAATTTTAGAGGGGTATTATACTATGGATTTAGTTGCAGCTCTTGCCTTCTCAGTTGTTATTGTACAAAGTTTTAAATTAGCAGGTATTTCTGACAGTAAGAGAATTGTTAAAAATGTAATCTTAGCCGGCTTAATCTCAGCTGTTCTGCTAACAATCATATACTTTTCACTTGCTTATCTCGGCATCACTACAAGTAAACCAGGATTTGAAAATGGCGCAAGTATCCTAACATATAATTCAGTTAGATTATTTGGTGCATTCGGTAATATTTTATTTGGTGTTATTGTGATTTTAGCGTGTTTAACAACTTGTATCGGGCTCGTCAATGCAAGTTCAGCATTCGGAATGAAAAAATTCCCTAAAATTCCATATAAGACTTATGTTTTAGTCTTCTCTTTAGTTGGATTTTTAATTTCAACGTTAGGACTAAATATGATTTTACAAATTGCTGTACCGCTTCTAACTTTTATCTATCCGATCTCTATCGTACTTGTATTAATTTCATTAGTCGCAATTGTAATACCGACACGTTTGAAAATCGCTTATATCCTACCGACAATTTCAACGTTACTTATTTCAGTTCTTGAAATATTAAATACTTTTAAATTAATTAAGCCATTGAACCATTTGTATCAAGCATTGCCTTTATCAGAACAAGGCTTGGCATGGTTATATTCATTTTTAGCATTAACAATTATCGGTATTATTATCGACTTTATCAGAAACAAAAATACCGTTCACTCTAATCAAATCGATAAACAAAAAGCATAA
- the rapZ gene encoding RNase adapter RapZ: MQHEENEIVSKSELLVVTGMSGAGKSLVLQNLEDLGYFCVDNLPPILLPKFVELMEQGNPSLRKVAIAIDLRGREFFKSLVKEVDLLRSQNRVIVDVMFVEASEAKLISRYKETRRAHPLNENGQRSLIDAIAEERNSLTEIRSLANYIIDTTTLKPKELRAQINHLFNRNDIETFSISVTSFGFKHGIQQDADLVFDVRFLPNPFYVEALRPLTGVDDAVYQYVMKWQETAIFYDKLLDLLKFMIPGYKKEGKTQLVIAIGCTGGQHRSVALAKRLAEDLNESYDYNVYVHHRDAHIESGVENEKG; this comes from the coding sequence ATGCAACATGAAGAAAATGAAATCGTAAGTAAAAGTGAATTATTAGTGGTTACAGGTATGTCAGGTGCAGGGAAGTCTTTAGTACTACAAAACTTGGAGGATTTAGGGTACTTTTGTGTAGATAATTTACCGCCTATTTTACTCCCTAAATTTGTAGAATTGATGGAACAGGGTAATCCATCATTAAGAAAAGTAGCAATTGCAATTGACTTACGTGGACGAGAATTTTTCAAATCCTTAGTTAAAGAAGTGGATTTACTTCGCAGTCAAAACCGTGTGATTGTAGATGTTATGTTTGTAGAAGCAAGCGAAGCCAAACTGATTTCCAGATATAAAGAGACACGTCGTGCGCATCCTTTAAATGAAAACGGACAACGTTCATTAATTGATGCCATCGCCGAAGAAAGAAATTCATTAACTGAAATTCGCAGTCTCGCAAATTATATAATTGATACAACAACACTCAAACCAAAAGAATTACGTGCTCAAATCAATCATTTATTTAATCGTAATGATATTGAAACTTTCAGTATCAGCGTTACAAGTTTTGGTTTCAAACACGGTATTCAACAAGATGCTGATTTAGTATTTGATGTCCGCTTCTTACCCAACCCATTTTATGTAGAGGCATTAAGACCATTGACTGGTGTAGATGATGCAGTGTATCAGTATGTCATGAAATGGCAAGAAACAGCAATTTTCTATGATAAGTTGTTAGATTTGTTGAAGTTTATGATTCCGGGATATAAAAAAGAAGGCAAGACTCAATTGGTTATCGCAATTGGCTGTACAGGCGGTCAACACCGTTCAGTCGCATTAGCCAAACGTCTTGCTGAGGATTTAAACGAAAGTTATGACTATAATGTGTATGTCCACCATAGAGATGCACATATTGAAAGTGGCGTGGAGAATGAAAAAGGTTAA
- a CDS encoding gluconeogenesis factor YvcK family protein codes for MKKVKIVLIGGGTGLSVLARGLKDYPIDITAIVTVADDGGSTGKIRNEMDIPAPGDIRNVIAALSDTEPTLKELFQYRFQDNQVEGHSLGNLLIAAMTNITDDFGHAVKELSKILNIKGRVIPSTNSSIRLNAEMEDGEIVCGESSIPKRQKKIKRVFIEPADVQPMEEAVDALEHADLIVLGPGSLYTSVLSNLCVPGIGEAIQNSDAPKVYVSNVMTQHGETDEFDVMDHVHALNRHMGTDFIDYVICCGNEDYSEQILENYRKEHAEPVKYHKEEIEAEGITPLTDKNLVHISDKNRVRHNTAILANMIYDLALDLTSTIPFKPKKRKK; via the coding sequence ATGAAAAAGGTTAAAATCGTATTAATCGGGGGCGGTACAGGACTCTCTGTCTTGGCACGTGGTCTGAAAGATTATCCAATCGACATTACTGCAATTGTAACTGTAGCAGATGATGGTGGCAGTACAGGTAAAATACGTAATGAGATGGATATTCCAGCCCCTGGAGATATCAGAAACGTCATTGCAGCATTAAGTGATACTGAGCCGACTTTAAAAGAACTCTTCCAATATCGTTTTCAAGATAATCAAGTAGAAGGACATTCTTTAGGTAATTTATTAATCGCAGCAATGACAAATATTACAGATGACTTTGGACATGCGGTCAAAGAATTGAGCAAAATACTGAATATTAAAGGACGTGTCATACCTTCCACGAATTCAAGTATTCGATTAAATGCTGAAATGGAAGATGGGGAAATTGTTTGTGGTGAATCAAGCATACCCAAGCGTCAAAAAAAGATTAAACGCGTATTTATCGAACCTGCTGATGTACAACCGATGGAGGAAGCAGTTGATGCACTAGAACATGCTGATTTAATTGTCTTAGGTCCAGGTTCGCTTTATACAAGTGTGCTTTCGAACTTATGCGTTCCAGGTATTGGAGAAGCGATACAAAATAGCGATGCACCTAAAGTTTATGTGTCTAATGTAATGACACAGCACGGAGAAACAGATGAATTTGATGTCATGGATCACGTGCATGCGTTGAATCGCCATATGGGAACGGATTTTATAGATTACGTAATTTGCTGCGGAAATGAAGATTATAGTGAACAAATCTTAGAAAACTACCGTAAAGAGCATGCTGAACCTGTTAAATATCATAAAGAAGAGATTGAAGCGGAAGGTATTACACCTTTAACAGATAAAAATTTAGTACATATCTCTGATAAAAATCGTGTCCGTCATAATACGGCAATACTTGCGAACATGATTTATGATTTAGCATTAGATCTTACAAGCACAATACCGTTTAAGCCTAAAAAAAGAAAAAAGTAA
- a CDS encoding sugar-binding transcriptional regulator yields the protein MEDLLKVQQKLIPELVDRMYRRFTILTTIKMHQPVGRRSLSEYMNLTERVLRSETNTLKKQELIKVKPTGMEITDEGEHLIDELEAYFNMYSDGYHLAQLIKERYQINNVYVVPGNTDKDSAVKTEMGNQAGQLLEKTFYKDAIVSITGGSTMASVSDSMHVLPFKTFFVPARGGLGENMIYQANTIAASMAVQTGGDYTTLYVPDNVSESTYELLMQEPSVINTLDKIKQSNITVHGIGDALKMANRRHSPKDVIEMLQHHNAVGEAFGYYFDTNGNIVHKVKTIGLQMEDLESKQYIYAVAGGASKGEAIKAYLSIAPKNTILITDEGAAKTIVQS from the coding sequence GTGGAAGACTTGCTTAAAGTCCAACAAAAATTGATTCCTGAGCTTGTCGATAGAATGTACCGTAGATTTACAATACTCACTACTATCAAAATGCACCAACCTGTTGGAAGAAGAAGTTTGAGTGAATACATGAACTTGACTGAGCGTGTATTAAGATCAGAAACGAATACATTAAAGAAACAAGAATTGATTAAAGTCAAACCTACAGGTATGGAAATAACTGATGAAGGTGAACATTTAATTGATGAACTAGAAGCATATTTCAATATGTATTCTGATGGTTATCACTTAGCACAATTGATTAAAGAGCGTTATCAAATCAACAATGTATATGTTGTGCCAGGTAACACTGATAAAGATAGTGCAGTTAAAACAGAAATGGGTAATCAAGCAGGACAACTTTTAGAAAAAACTTTTTATAAAGATGCAATAGTATCTATAACTGGTGGATCAACAATGGCATCAGTTAGTGACTCAATGCATGTACTGCCTTTCAAAACATTTTTTGTACCTGCGAGAGGCGGCTTGGGAGAAAACATGATTTACCAAGCAAATACCATTGCAGCAAGTATGGCAGTACAAACAGGAGGCGACTACACAACATTATATGTTCCTGATAATGTCAGTGAATCTACATATGAATTGTTGATGCAAGAACCTTCTGTAATCAATACATTAGACAAAATAAAACAATCAAATATTACTGTCCACGGCATTGGTGATGCGCTGAAAATGGCGAACAGACGCCATTCACCTAAAGATGTGATTGAAATGCTTCAACATCACAATGCTGTCGGAGAAGCATTTGGTTATTACTTCGATACTAATGGCAATATAGTCCATAAAGTTAAAACGATAGGACTTCAAATGGAAGATTTAGAATCGAAGCAATATATATATGCTGTAGCCGGAGGTGCTTCGAAAGGGGAAGCGATAAAAGCTTATTTATCGATAGCTCCTAAAAACACCATTCTGATTACAGATGAAGGCGCAGCTAAGACTATCGTACAATCTTAA
- a CDS encoding DUF4887 domain-containing protein: MSNKGRNDFERSSKNKMSNLAKIISAIIVVILLFTLAFATFSFVDHSKKGSERLSQEQKKEKQEKKDKKEREEKKKKDEEKKRKEKQRQEEEWANQQAAEQERQNNINAQREQAARQAQQNQNTQKQQTTNNKAQQEQEKKQQEQARKNQEAARKQAEEQQKKNEQVAKERQQKAKEQADKAMEQQKQQEQQKAQAEKQRQQQQEQQKSNQNQQQKQQQNTQNQQSNNKPRPGQGQQSTVRNTPGSNQSSTQSSSSSNQTQQKQAPANSSNNSSQKQSSNNQSNNNQSSQR; encoded by the coding sequence ATGTCTAATAAAGGTCGAAATGATTTTGAAAGATCATCTAAAAACAAGATGAGCAATCTTGCAAAAATAATAAGTGCAATTATCGTTGTTATTTTATTATTCACGCTTGCCTTTGCTACTTTCTCTTTTGTGGATCATTCTAAAAAGGGCAGTGAACGATTAAGCCAAGAACAAAAGAAAGAAAAACAAGAGAAAAAAGACAAAAAAGAACGTGAAGAGAAGAAGAAAAAAGACGAAGAGAAAAAGCGTAAAGAAAAGCAACGTCAGGAAGAAGAATGGGCGAACCAGCAAGCTGCAGAACAAGAAAGACAAAATAATATAAATGCACAACGCGAACAAGCAGCAAGACAAGCGCAACAAAATCAAAATACTCAAAAACAACAAACAACAAACAATAAAGCACAACAAGAACAAGAGAAAAAACAACAAGAACAAGCACGTAAAAATCAAGAAGCTGCTAGAAAACAAGCTGAAGAACAGCAGAAGAAAAATGAACAGGTTGCAAAAGAACGTCAGCAAAAAGCAAAAGAACAAGCTGATAAAGCTATGGAACAACAAAAGCAACAAGAACAGCAAAAAGCACAAGCTGAAAAGCAGCGTCAACAACAACAAGAACAACAAAAATCAAACCAGAACCAGCAGCAAAAACAACAGCAAAATACACAAAATCAACAATCAAATAATAAACCCAGGCCAGGGCAAGGACAGCAATCAACAGTAAGAAACACACCTGGTAGTAATCAATCAAGTACACAATCATCAAGCAGTTCTAATCAAACACAACAAAAACAAGCACCTGCTAATTCAAGCAATAACTCTTCGCAAAAGCAGAGTTCAAATAACCAATCTAATAATAATCAATCATCACAACGTTGA
- a CDS encoding TIGR01777 family oxidoreductase, with amino-acid sequence MKEFLITGGTGLVGSHLVDAIHDTDSHITILTRQDRHNLDDKITYVNWEKEGWEEKVPNHIDIVINLAGASLNNRWTDEYKRELMLSRIRSTQALFELFKHKGTHPSVLFNASAVGYYRPDFHRTYTELSKCDPHDFLSDVTYQWERLAHQFEKLGTRVIIGRFGMILSDEGGALPTMKLPYKFYFGGKLGTGFQWYSWIHITDLTRAILYLINDSQAEGVFNLTAPVSERQNLFGYTLAREMHKPHETWVPSLILRLVLGQRATIILDTQKAIPNRLQAHGFNFAFPNLKAALDNLVRE; translated from the coding sequence ATGAAGGAATTCTTAATTACTGGCGGAACAGGCTTAGTTGGTAGTCATCTTGTCGATGCCATTCATGATACAGACTCACATATCACAATTTTAACACGCCAAGATCGCCATAACTTGGATGATAAAATCACTTATGTCAATTGGGAAAAAGAAGGTTGGGAAGAAAAAGTACCTAATCATATCGATATCGTCATAAACCTTGCCGGGGCTTCGTTAAATAATCGTTGGACTGATGAATATAAACGAGAACTTATGTTAAGTCGTATCCGTTCTACTCAAGCTCTTTTTGAATTATTTAAGCACAAAGGCACTCATCCTTCTGTATTATTTAACGCTAGTGCAGTTGGTTACTATCGTCCTGATTTCCACCGTACTTATACAGAACTTTCTAAATGTGACCCTCATGACTTTTTATCTGATGTCACATATCAATGGGAACGATTAGCACATCAATTTGAAAAATTAGGAACTCGCGTTATAATTGGTCGCTTTGGAATGATTCTTTCAGATGAAGGCGGCGCATTACCGACTATGAAACTCCCGTATAAATTTTACTTTGGCGGTAAATTAGGAACTGGTTTCCAATGGTATTCATGGATACACATTACTGATTTAACAAGAGCGATATTATATCTTATTAATGACTCGCAAGCTGAAGGTGTTTTCAACCTCACAGCCCCTGTATCTGAGCGTCAAAATTTATTCGGTTATACTTTAGCTCGAGAAATGCACAAGCCTCATGAAACATGGGTACCAAGTTTGATACTTCGCCTTGTTTTGGGACAACGTGCCACTATTATTTTAGATACACAAAAAGCAATTCCAAACCGATTGCAGGCACACGGTTTTAATTTTGCTTTTCCAAACTTAAAAGCAGCACTTGATAATTTAGTTCGAGAGTAA
- the whiA gene encoding DNA-binding protein WhiA — protein MSFASDMKNELTRIDVDEKNARAELSALIRMNGALSLSNQQFVINVQTENATTARRIYSLIKKVFNIEVEILVRKKMKLKKNNIYICRTKVKSREILDELGILKDGVFTHAIDPEMIQDDDMKRSYLRGAFLAGGSVNNPETSSYHLEIFSLYENHSEGLAELMNEYELNAKHLERKKGSIVYLKEAEKISDFLSLIGGYQAMLKFEDVRIVRDMRNSVNRLVNCETANLNKTVSAAMRQVESIQLIDQEIGIENLPDRLKEIAKLRVENQDVSLKELGEMVSTGTISKSGVNHRLRKLNELADKIRSGEHIDM, from the coding sequence ATGAGCTTTGCATCAGACATGAAAAATGAATTAACGAGAATAGATGTCGATGAAAAAAATGCGCGAGCTGAATTAAGCGCCTTAATCCGTATGAATGGTGCACTCAGTTTGTCGAATCAGCAATTTGTGATTAATGTACAAACTGAAAATGCTACAACTGCAAGACGTATCTATTCTTTAATCAAAAAAGTTTTCAATATTGAAGTAGAAATACTTGTCAGAAAGAAAATGAAATTGAAGAAGAATAATATTTATATCTGTCGAACTAAAGTGAAATCCAGAGAAATTTTAGATGAGTTGGGGATATTAAAAGACGGCGTTTTTACACATGCGATTGATCCTGAAATGATTCAAGATGATGATATGAAACGCAGTTACCTCAGAGGTGCTTTTTTAGCAGGAGGTTCAGTCAACAACCCAGAAACTTCATCTTATCATTTAGAGATTTTTTCTTTGTATGAAAACCATTCAGAAGGTTTAGCAGAGTTAATGAATGAATATGAATTGAATGCTAAACATCTTGAACGTAAGAAAGGCAGTATTGTTTATTTAAAAGAAGCTGAAAAAATTTCAGATTTCCTCAGTTTGATCGGCGGATATCAAGCGATGCTGAAATTTGAAGATGTCCGTATTGTACGGGATATGCGTAATTCAGTAAATCGTTTGGTGAATTGCGAAACAGCGAATTTGAATAAAACAGTCAGTGCAGCAATGCGCCAAGTTGAAAGTATACAACTCATCGATCAAGAAATCGGGATAGAAAACTTGCCTGACCGTTTGAAAGAAATTGCTAAATTACGTGTAGAAAATCAAGATGTTTCATTAAAAGAACTTGGTGAAATGGTTTCAACGGGCACCATTTCAAAGTCAGGTGTCAATCATCGTTTGCGTAAGTTGAATGAACTTGCAGATAAAATTCGAAGCGGTGAACATATCGATATGTAA
- the gap gene encoding type I glyceraldehyde-3-phosphate dehydrogenase — protein sequence MAVKVAINGFGRIGRLAFRRIQDVEGIDVVAVNDLTDDEMLAHLLKYDTMQGRFTEEVEVVDGGFRVNGKEVKSFEEPDASKLPWKDLDIDVVLECTGFYTSDEKAKAHIDAGAKKVLISAPATGDVKTIVYNVNQDTLDSSDVIVSGASCTTNSLAPVAQVLNDSFGLVEGFMTTIHAYTGDQNTQDGPHRKGDKRRARAAAENIVPNSTGAAKAIGKVIPEIDGKLDGGAQRVPVATGSLTELTVVLDKDVTVDEVNEAMKQASNESFGYNEDEIVSSDVVGMTFGSLFDATQTRVMTVSGRQLVKVAAWYDNEMSYTAQLVRTLEYLIKDVK from the coding sequence ATGGCAGTTAAAGTAGCAATTAATGGTTTTGGTAGAATCGGTCGTTTAGCATTTAGAAGAATTCAAGATGTTGAAGGTATCGATGTAGTAGCAGTAAACGACTTAACAGACGATGAAATGTTAGCACACTTATTAAAATACGATACAATGCAAGGACGTTTCACTGAAGAAGTTGAAGTTGTAGATGGCGGATTCCGCGTGAATGGTAAAGAAGTTAAATCATTCGAAGAACCAGATGCAAGCAAATTACCTTGGAAAGATTTAGACATTGATGTTGTATTAGAATGTACTGGTTTCTATACAAGTGATGAAAAAGCAAAAGCTCATATCGATGCAGGCGCTAAAAAAGTATTAATTTCAGCACCAGCTACTGGTGATGTTAAAACAATCGTTTATAACGTAAACCAAGATACTTTAGACAGCTCTGACGTAATCGTTTCAGGTGCTTCTTGTACTACAAACTCTCTTGCTCCTGTAGCACAAGTTTTAAATGATAGCTTTGGTTTAGTTGAAGGTTTCATGACTACTATCCATGCTTATACTGGTGACCAAAATACTCAAGACGGTCCACACAGAAAAGGCGACAAACGTCGTGCTCGTGCAGCAGCTGAAAACATCGTTCCAAACTCAACAGGTGCAGCTAAAGCAATTGGTAAAGTAATTCCTGAAATCGACGGAAAATTAGACGGCGGCGCTCAACGTGTTCCTGTAGCAACTGGTTCATTAACTGAATTAACAGTTGTATTAGATAAAGATGTTACAGTTGACGAAGTAAACGAAGCAATGAAACAAGCTTCTAACGAATCATTCGGTTACAACGAAGATGAAATCGTATCTTCAGACGTAGTAGGTATGACATTCGGTTCATTATTCGATGCAACTCAAACTCGTGTTATGACTGTTTCAGGCCGTCAATTAGTTAAAGTAGCAGCTTGGTACGACAACGAAATGTCTTACACTGCGCAATTAGTACGTACTTTAGAATATCTTATTAAAGACGTAAAATAA